In a genomic window of Primulina huaijiensis isolate GDHJ02 chromosome 10, ASM1229523v2, whole genome shotgun sequence:
- the LOC140986128 gene encoding uncharacterized protein, with protein sequence MLPNFIGNPNNGNNASAPQQVMGNPGSFCPNPMQIRPQFQMGVLNPQLAMPPFTNPNAYFAPTQLFPFPQGHAQNFSCSSLNPIFAHNAVNSPQLLHNGQFNVPNLVQNVNQLLQMQIASCRPQNFTSATSNIMNGNENVLQLMNGNGSKQMHGNVNAAKDFGAPQHQQNLHINSPRAAKLQSNAGEFHGANNNWKRSNMKKLSGNFKGDASQRGFVKQRFHHKQYSKGNSKFHNENQGKGSKNGANTSILSDSGKQIQVGKGRPLTLNYTEQEIQQWREQRKKNYPSKANMEKKLKDNSMRLEVTDAVAKIRRQELKEILEKQAELGCEVAEIPSCYLPDSERQTDGRVKDQHAFGKRERFPNKFDRQGKFHQNDQVSTRHRPADGSANFRDRNDCFAKKQRLASENTHLDNKRVPSLLQKLLYSDIKRDATYLLQTFRFMVMNSFFEDWPSKSLRFPVVIIKESGDESGSLEKKNQVAVDDVSASPGRDFVMRSVGQSLQEEGEITV encoded by the exons ATGCTCCCGAACTTCATCGGCAACCCTAACAATGGCAACAATGCTTCCGCGCCCCAACAG GTTATGGGAAACCCAGGAAGTTTTTGTCCTAATCCTATGCAAATTCGGCCTCAATTCCAAATGGGCGTGCTCAACCCACAACTTGCTATGCCACCTTTCACCAACCCAAACGCCTACTTTGCTCCTACCCAGCTTTTCCCCTTCCCACAGGGCCATGCTCAGAACTTCAGTTGTAGCAGTTTGAATCCCATCTTTGCCCATAATGCCGTCAACTCCCCCCAGCTTTTGCACAATGGGCAGTTCAATGTGCCCAATTTAGTACAAAATGTGAACCAGCTTTTGCAAATGCAAATTGCCAGTTGCCGTCCACAAAACTTCACTAGTGCAACGTCAAATATAATGAATGGAAATGAAAACGTGCTGCAGTTGATGAATGGGAACGGCTCAAAACAAATGCACGGTAATGTTAATGCTGCAAAGGATTTTGGTGCCCCTCAACATCAACAGAATCTGCATATCAATTCTCCTCGTGCTGCAAAATTACAG AGTAATGCAGGCGAGTTCCATGGGGCCAACAATAACTGGAAAAGATCAAACATGAAGAAACTTAGTGGTAATTTTAAAGGTGATGCGTCACAGAGAGG ATTTGTGAAGCAGCGGTTTCATCACAAGCAATATTCCAAAGGAAATTCCAAATTTCATAATGAAAATCAAGGAAAAG GGTCGAAAAATGGAGCAAACACCTCTATTCTTTCTGATTCGGGCAAACAGATTCAAGTGGGAAAAGGGAG ACCTCTCACGTTGAACTACACAGAACAAGAAATTCAACAGTGGCGTGAACAGCGTAAGAAAAATTACCCGTCAAAAGCTAACATGGAGAAG AAGTTGAAAGACAATTCTATGCGGCTTGAGGTCACAGATGCAGTTGCCAAGATACGGCGTCAG GAACTCAAGGAGATATTGGAGAAGCAAGCTGAATTAGGTTGTGAAGTTGCAGAAATACCATCATGTTATTTACCAGATTCTGAAAGACAGACTGATGGCAGGGTTAAAGACCAACACGCATTCGGGAAGAGGGAGAGATTTCCAAACAAGTTTGATAGACAGGGCAAATTCCATCAAAATGACCAGGTCTCTACGAGACATAGGCCTGCCGATGGTTCTGCAAATTTTCGTGATCGAAATGATTGCTTTGCTAAGAAACAAAGATTGGCAAGTGAAAATACCCATTTGGATAATAAAAGGGTGCCATCTCTGTTGCAGAAACTGCTATATTCGGATATTAAAAGAGACGCAACATATTTGCTGCAAACTTTTCGGTTCATGGTGATGAATTCATTCTTTGAGGATTGGCCTAGCAAGTCTCTGAGATTTCCGGTGGTCATTATCAAAGAATCAGGTGATGAAAGTGGCAGTTTGGAAAAGAAGAATCAGGTGGCGGTAGACGATGTTTCTGCTTCTCCTGGCAGGGATTTTGTAATGAGAAGTGTAGGTCAAAGTCTTCAAGAAGAGGGAGAAATTACCGTCTGA